In one window of Poriferisphaera corsica DNA:
- a CDS encoding tetratricopeptide repeat protein: MSDRLNQLQKMFDADPTDPFVTYGIALEHAKTEDFQTAIDWLDKTLDLDKHYCYAYFQKAKMLSELGEDHDAKSVLNLGIKMAVESGDDHAAQEINDLLEMME, encoded by the coding sequence ATGAGTGATCGCTTAAATCAATTGCAAAAAATGTTCGATGCCGACCCGACTGACCCTTTCGTCACTTACGGCATCGCCCTCGAACACGCCAAAACCGAAGATTTCCAAACCGCTATCGATTGGCTCGACAAAACCCTCGACCTCGATAAGCACTATTGCTACGCCTATTTCCAAAAAGCAAAAATGCTCTCTGAGCTTGGCGAAGACCACGACGCTAAATCCGTCCTCAATCTCGGCATCAAAATGGCCGTCGAATCAGGCGATGACCACGCCGCACAAGAAATCAACGACCTGCTAGAAATGATGGAGTAA
- a CDS encoding metallophosphoesterase has product MKIGVISDTHDRLPTFKKAIAFFRKQNVDAIFHAGDYVAPFAAKLIAPSVLPIPLYCVFGNNDGERKGLKSVLPDLEDQITVTLHNRTIVMSHFIDWLKTDDMTPNNKPADVIITGHTHEIVNETRTLPGHDSSTLFLNPGECCGWLTGRCTVAILDLETVTAEIIDIDD; this is encoded by the coding sequence ATGAAAATCGGCGTTATTAGCGATACACACGACCGCCTCCCCACATTCAAGAAAGCCATCGCGTTTTTCCGCAAGCAGAACGTTGACGCTATCTTTCATGCCGGCGACTACGTCGCTCCCTTCGCCGCAAAGCTCATTGCCCCCTCAGTTCTCCCCATCCCCCTTTACTGCGTCTTCGGCAACAACGATGGCGAACGCAAGGGCCTCAAATCTGTCCTACCCGATCTCGAAGACCAGATCACCGTCACACTCCACAACAGAACCATCGTCATGTCGCATTTCATCGATTGGCTCAAAACCGATGACATGACCCCAAATAACAAACCCGCCGACGTCATCATCACCGGCCACACCCACGAAATCGTCAACGAAACCCGCACCCTCCCCGGCCACGACTCCTCAACACTCTTCCTCAACCCCGGTGAATGCTGTGGTTGGCTCACAGGCCGCTGCACCGTCGCCATCCTCGACCTAGAAACCGTCACCGCCGAAATCATCGACATTGACGACTAA
- the carB gene encoding carbamoyl-phosphate synthase large subunit, which yields MPKREDIKTILIIGAGPIVIGQGCEFDYSGTQACKALKEEGYNVVLINSNPATIMTDPEFSDRTYIEPITPEAVEKIIAKEQDGPFHIDALLPTLGGQTGLNCACQMFDAGVLDKYGVEMIGANREVIYRAEDRLQFKECMESIGLQCPKAGVAETMDEARAILEEVGLPAIIRPAFTLGGTGGGVAYNYEEFEDIAKRGLDASMNSQILIDQSLLGWKEYELEVMRDKDDNCVVICSIENFDPMGVHTGDSITVAPSQTLTDKEYQRMRDASLAIMRAIGVETGGSNVQFGVNPADGEIVVIEMNPRVSRSSALASKATGFPIAKLAAKLAVGYTLWELDNDVTGETKACFEPTIDYVVTKIPRWTFEKFPEADETLTTQMKSVGEAMSIGRTFKESLQKGIRSMEVKRFGIGLDANDKWLNSSRGKKNADDSPIEWPIKATKLERKLASPSQGRMYYLRYAFKMGKSVEEVNAATGIDPWFLDQLKQLIDFEDVLCSYQRLEDVPAEVMKQAKQWGYSDPQLAYLYLDTIGTENILKVREYRKSLGVEPVYKLVDTCAAEFEASTPYYYSAYESPITQIDDSGSSTQVYDDEIRVTDKKKVIILGGGPNRIGQGIEFDYCCVQAAFAAKELGFEAVMVNSNPETVSTDYDTSDLLFFEPLTFEDVLNICERLNGGAFGASDSKNLVHGVIVSFGGQTPLNLAHSLERAGVPVIGTAVDSIDLAEDRERFAELCDKLNVKQPDNGIAYDVDQAIEIANRISYPVLVRPSFVLGGRAMETVYDDDQLRHYMTIAIGASDLEGQPILVDKFLAEAIECDIDVIADFAPAAGSEGKSCRALVCGVLEHIEEAGIHSGDSACTIPPHSLSAETIEKLKQQSRDMAEALSVRGLMNVQWAIRKGTVSGEDEIYVIEVNPRASRTVPFVGKATGVSWARLAAKVMAGKQLEELGITEEVIPTHTSIKESVFPFSKFPGVDVILGPEMRSTGECMGADYDYPTAFAKSQSSAGVTLPTEGKIFLSVRDSDKPGIVEIARDLVDMGFEVLTTGGTHEFLKEQGVETTRLRKISEGRPNAVDLIKNEEIALILNTPTRKGAGSDEGHLRATAVRFRTGMITTLTAAKAAVAAIKALRNEDWQVNALQDYFPEVARER from the coding sequence ATGCCAAAAAGAGAAGATATCAAAACGATCCTGATCATCGGTGCAGGCCCTATTGTGATTGGCCAGGGCTGTGAGTTCGATTATTCAGGGACACAGGCGTGTAAGGCTCTCAAAGAAGAGGGTTACAACGTCGTGCTGATTAACTCGAACCCGGCGACGATTATGACCGATCCGGAGTTTTCGGACAGGACATATATTGAGCCGATCACGCCGGAAGCGGTTGAGAAGATTATTGCGAAAGAGCAGGATGGGCCGTTCCACATTGATGCGCTATTGCCAACACTCGGTGGACAGACAGGACTTAACTGTGCGTGTCAGATGTTTGATGCGGGTGTGCTTGATAAGTACGGCGTTGAAATGATCGGTGCGAACCGCGAAGTGATCTACCGTGCTGAAGACAGGCTACAGTTTAAAGAGTGCATGGAATCAATCGGTTTGCAGTGTCCAAAAGCAGGCGTTGCAGAAACGATGGATGAAGCGAGAGCGATTCTCGAAGAAGTCGGCTTGCCAGCAATTATACGCCCGGCGTTCACGCTCGGTGGAACAGGCGGTGGGGTTGCATATAACTATGAAGAATTTGAAGACATCGCTAAGCGTGGGTTAGACGCATCGATGAATAGTCAGATTTTGATTGACCAATCGTTGCTTGGTTGGAAAGAATATGAACTCGAAGTGATGCGCGACAAGGATGATAACTGTGTCGTGATCTGCTCAATTGAGAACTTTGATCCGATGGGCGTACATACAGGTGATTCAATCACTGTGGCACCATCTCAGACGCTGACGGATAAAGAATACCAGCGAATGCGCGATGCGTCGCTGGCAATTATGCGTGCGATTGGTGTTGAGACTGGCGGTTCGAACGTGCAGTTTGGTGTGAATCCGGCTGATGGTGAGATTGTGGTGATTGAGATGAATCCACGCGTGTCACGTTCTTCAGCACTTGCTTCCAAAGCTACAGGATTCCCGATTGCAAAGTTGGCGGCTAAGTTAGCAGTCGGTTACACGCTGTGGGAATTGGATAATGATGTTACAGGTGAAACCAAAGCATGCTTTGAACCAACGATTGACTATGTTGTGACGAAGATTCCTCGTTGGACGTTTGAGAAATTCCCAGAAGCAGACGAGACACTGACAACGCAGATGAAGTCGGTTGGTGAGGCGATGAGTATTGGACGTACGTTCAAAGAATCGCTGCAAAAAGGTATCCGCTCGATGGAAGTGAAGCGGTTTGGCATTGGTCTTGATGCGAATGATAAGTGGTTGAATTCATCACGCGGTAAGAAGAATGCGGATGATTCGCCAATTGAGTGGCCGATTAAGGCGACGAAACTTGAGCGAAAATTAGCAAGCCCGTCACAAGGTCGTATGTACTACCTGCGTTATGCGTTCAAGATGGGGAAGTCGGTCGAAGAAGTGAATGCAGCGACGGGCATTGATCCGTGGTTCTTGGATCAGCTTAAGCAATTGATTGATTTTGAGGACGTGCTTTGTAGCTATCAAAGGTTGGAAGACGTGCCAGCGGAAGTGATGAAGCAAGCAAAGCAATGGGGTTATAGTGATCCGCAATTGGCGTATCTGTATCTCGATACAATCGGGACAGAAAACATTTTGAAGGTGCGTGAATACCGCAAATCACTGGGCGTTGAGCCTGTGTATAAATTGGTTGACACCTGTGCGGCAGAGTTTGAAGCAAGTACACCTTACTACTACTCGGCTTATGAATCGCCTATTACGCAAATAGATGATAGTGGCAGTTCGACACAAGTTTATGACGATGAGATCCGTGTTACGGATAAGAAAAAAGTCATCATTCTTGGCGGTGGTCCGAACCGCATCGGGCAGGGGATTGAATTTGATTACTGTTGCGTCCAGGCTGCGTTTGCAGCGAAGGAGCTTGGGTTTGAAGCAGTGATGGTGAACTCAAATCCAGAGACTGTTTCGACGGACTATGACACCAGTGATCTGCTATTCTTTGAGCCATTGACGTTTGAAGATGTGCTGAACATCTGTGAGCGTTTGAATGGGGGTGCGTTTGGAGCTTCTGATAGCAAAAACTTAGTCCATGGCGTGATTGTGTCATTTGGTGGTCAAACTCCGCTTAACTTGGCGCATAGCCTTGAGCGGGCAGGTGTGCCGGTGATTGGTACTGCGGTCGATTCGATCGATCTTGCTGAAGATCGTGAAAGATTTGCTGAGTTATGTGATAAGTTGAATGTGAAGCAGCCTGATAACGGTATTGCATACGATGTTGATCAGGCGATTGAGATTGCGAATCGTATTTCCTATCCGGTGCTGGTGCGTCCTTCGTTTGTGCTGGGCGGTCGTGCGATGGAAACGGTTTATGATGACGATCAGCTACGTCATTACATGACGATTGCGATTGGTGCATCTGATCTTGAAGGGCAGCCGATCCTCGTTGATAAATTTTTGGCTGAAGCGATTGAATGTGATATTGACGTGATCGCTGACTTTGCTCCTGCTGCTGGCAGTGAAGGTAAATCATGCCGAGCATTGGTGTGTGGTGTGCTGGAGCATATTGAAGAAGCTGGTATTCACTCCGGTGACTCAGCTTGCACGATTCCGCCGCACTCGCTGTCGGCTGAAACAATCGAAAAATTGAAGCAGCAGTCACGTGATATGGCAGAAGCCCTGAGTGTGCGTGGTTTGATGAATGTGCAATGGGCGATCCGAAAGGGTACGGTTTCGGGAGAAGACGAGATTTATGTTATTGAAGTGAATCCGCGTGCATCGAGAACTGTACCGTTTGTTGGTAAAGCGACAGGTGTGTCATGGGCGAGATTGGCTGCAAAGGTTATGGCTGGTAAGCAGCTTGAAGAGTTGGGTATAACCGAAGAGGTGATACCGACGCATACTTCGATTAAAGAATCAGTGTTCCCGTTCTCCAAATTCCCTGGTGTTGATGTGATCCTCGGCCCAGAGATGCGTTCTACGGGCGAGTGCATGGGTGCTGACTACGATTACCCGACGGCTTTCGCGAAATCACAATCATCGGCAGGTGTGACACTTCCGACGGAAGGCAAGATATTCTTGTCAGTGAGGGACTCAGACAAGCCAGGCATTGTTGAAATTGCACGCGATCTTGTCGATATGGGTTTTGAAGTCCTGACGACGGGCGGTACGCATGAGTTCTTGAAAGAACAGGGTGTTGAAACCACACGCTTGCGTAAGATTTCAGAGGGGCGACCGAATGCAGTCGACTTAATCAAGAACGAAGAGATCGCGCTGATCTTGAATACGCCGACGCGAAAGGGTGCAGGTTCAGATGAAGGGCATCTCCGTGCAACAGCAGTTCGTTTCCGCACAGGTATGATTACGACGTTGACCGCAGCAAAGGCGGCCGTGGCGGCGATCAAAGCTTTGAGGAATGAAGATTGGCAGGTTAATGCACTGCAAGATTATTTCCCAGAGGTTGCTCGGGAACGGTAA
- a CDS encoding helix-turn-helix domain-containing protein, protein MLGYIGLGTRHYGDYPTQPVTRALWEFQAVVEGYAAPLLPENMNPDLKSHTMWVFAPHQLHGWTGLPNTGCRVFVAQFDQVPDALRHHVTDNGPLCAPLGPEQSQALYQSIREVVPDYEYPTGLSNMRFDKLLLELSLSALKDVPMTASITPEKESHRKVAHALSWYAENLASNPSVEIVAAAVRISPSHLRRLFNQVESQSPIAMFKQIQIGRAKELMSQTNLPLRDVARACGFSEQSIFSRCFKQQTTLTPRNWKALHRKDETIEGPGIIEDK, encoded by the coding sequence ATGCTTGGCTATATCGGATTAGGCACAAGACATTACGGCGATTACCCCACACAACCCGTCACGCGCGCTTTATGGGAATTCCAGGCTGTCGTAGAGGGATATGCGGCCCCACTGCTCCCAGAAAACATGAATCCCGACCTCAAATCTCACACGATGTGGGTTTTTGCACCTCATCAACTACATGGCTGGACAGGGCTACCTAACACCGGTTGTCGAGTATTTGTCGCACAATTTGATCAAGTACCCGATGCACTGAGACACCACGTCACAGATAATGGCCCACTCTGCGCACCACTTGGCCCAGAACAATCACAAGCTTTATACCAGAGCATCAGGGAGGTCGTACCTGATTACGAATACCCGACAGGGCTCTCAAATATGCGGTTCGACAAGTTGCTTTTAGAACTCTCATTGAGCGCATTAAAAGACGTCCCGATGACAGCCTCCATAACGCCAGAAAAAGAATCGCACCGCAAGGTTGCTCATGCACTGTCATGGTATGCTGAAAACCTTGCATCCAATCCATCTGTTGAAATCGTTGCCGCTGCAGTACGTATCTCGCCCTCACATTTACGTAGATTGTTCAACCAGGTTGAATCCCAATCTCCAATTGCGATGTTCAAGCAAATCCAAATAGGCAGAGCAAAAGAATTAATGTCTCAGACTAATCTGCCTTTAAGAGATGTTGCCAGGGCGTGCGGCTTCTCGGAACAAAGTATTTTTTCACGTTGCTTCAAACAGCAAACAACACTTACCCCACGTAACTGGAAAGCGCTGCACCGCAAAGATGAAACAATAGAGGGGCCGGGAATTATTGAGGACAAATAA
- a CDS encoding peroxiredoxin, producing MLTVGDAFPVFSSKACVGNTPDDLITIDNSSDGDKWRVFFFYPKDFTFVCPTEIAEFGRRLSEFHDRDCTVFGGSTDNEFSHLAWRNSHEDLRDLPYPLIAAQKLATELGILDAEEGVCLRATFIVDPHGVIQWAQANNLSVGRNVNEVLRVLDAIQSDELCPCNWSKGDGFIQV from the coding sequence ATGTTAACCGTAGGTGACGCTTTTCCAGTTTTTTCATCGAAGGCATGTGTCGGTAACACGCCGGATGATTTAATTACAATTGATAATTCAAGTGATGGTGATAAGTGGCGGGTTTTCTTTTTCTACCCCAAGGACTTCACATTTGTTTGCCCAACTGAGATCGCAGAATTTGGCCGTCGTCTTTCTGAATTTCACGATCGCGATTGCACTGTATTTGGTGGTTCAACTGACAATGAATTTTCGCACCTTGCTTGGCGTAACAGTCATGAGGATCTTCGAGATTTGCCATACCCGCTTATTGCAGCTCAAAAGCTTGCGACGGAATTGGGGATATTAGATGCAGAAGAAGGTGTATGCTTACGTGCAACTTTTATTGTTGATCCGCATGGCGTGATTCAATGGGCGCAAGCAAACAACCTGTCTGTTGGCCGCAATGTCAATGAAGTACTTCGTGTTCTCGACGCAATTCAATCTGACGAACTCTGCCCATGTAATTGGAGCAAGGGTGATGGCTTCATTCAGGTATAA
- a CDS encoding carboxymuconolactone decarboxylase family protein gives MATIQSGGIEAIKEQLSEEAKDLKLNLSGIFAGGVLSESQTWGVILTSAYFIKDDALIDAFESDAEASSVSNEVISDAKAAASIMGMNTMYYRFKHLIGKESYMKKPARLRMQRMMTPATSKLDFELNSTAAAVLAGCEMCVKAHEASVLKEGLSEEHVHEAARLAAIIHGVSIALHVS, from the coding sequence ATGGCAACTATACAATCGGGTGGAATTGAAGCCATAAAAGAGCAATTGTCAGAAGAAGCCAAAGATTTGAAATTGAATCTTTCTGGCATTTTTGCAGGCGGAGTGCTTTCTGAATCACAGACGTGGGGAGTAATCTTAACCAGTGCGTATTTTATTAAAGATGATGCACTTATCGATGCTTTTGAATCTGATGCTGAAGCATCATCGGTATCGAATGAGGTTATTAGTGACGCTAAGGCCGCAGCTTCTATTATGGGTATGAATACCATGTATTACCGATTCAAGCATTTGATTGGTAAGGAATCTTATATGAAAAAACCTGCTCGGCTTCGCATGCAGCGTATGATGACACCTGCAACAAGTAAACTTGATTTTGAGTTAAACTCAACTGCTGCCGCAGTGTTGGCTGGCTGTGAAATGTGCGTCAAAGCTCATGAAGCGAGTGTGCTTAAAGAAGGGCTGTCCGAAGAGCATGTGCATGAGGCTGCGCGTTTGGCCGCAATCATACATGGCGTATCGATTGCACTTCATGTTTCATGA
- a CDS encoding YdjY domain-containing protein — protein MNQGITTERFQMIPLLCFVLFVIALLSGCALAPTKTATVEATTDRQSKASYQQETNNHTDPKTLVLPGIIANLETRTVTISGQVCWELSDVCDWLELLACNPNTREYESLVVTDALPSHLHLALVSIGLKPGKPQKLIREEDGWKVYPATGDRVEIELTYTDPKSGEFVRIPASEWIIGRTDKQIICSRQWVFAGSAFAEDLDGQPRYMADENGTFISLVSFGDDVISSEDGPSSANDGQTLQPNIALIPPRGTPVNIVLRPAEKVSQTAKIAK, from the coding sequence ATGAATCAAGGTATTACGACAGAACGATTTCAGATGATTCCGCTTTTATGTTTCGTTTTATTTGTAATCGCATTGCTGAGCGGTTGCGCCTTAGCGCCTACGAAAACTGCAACCGTAGAAGCTACTACCGATCGCCAAAGCAAAGCGTCATATCAACAAGAGACTAATAACCACACCGACCCTAAAACGCTTGTTTTACCGGGAATTATTGCCAATTTAGAAACAAGAACTGTAACCATTAGCGGCCAAGTTTGCTGGGAACTATCTGACGTCTGCGATTGGCTTGAGCTTCTTGCATGTAATCCGAATACACGTGAATACGAGTCACTGGTTGTAACGGACGCCCTACCCTCACACCTTCATTTAGCGCTCGTTTCGATCGGACTTAAGCCAGGCAAACCGCAGAAGCTAATCCGCGAAGAAGATGGCTGGAAGGTTTACCCAGCGACAGGTGATCGAGTGGAAATCGAATTGACGTATACCGATCCCAAAAGCGGCGAATTCGTGAGAATTCCTGCCTCCGAATGGATCATTGGGAGAACCGACAAGCAAATCATCTGTAGCAGGCAATGGGTCTTCGCGGGCTCAGCTTTTGCGGAAGATTTGGACGGCCAGCCAAGATATATGGCCGATGAGAATGGGACATTCATTTCACTGGTCAGTTTTGGCGATGATGTTATTTCAAGCGAGGACGGGCCATCGAGTGCAAATGATGGTCAGACTTTACAACCCAATATTGCGTTGATTCCCCCTAGAGGCACGCCGGTCAATATCGTACTGCGTCCAGCAGAAAAGGTCAGCCAAACAGCCAAAATCGCCAAATAG
- a CDS encoding Gfo/Idh/MocA family protein, producing the protein MQQDKIRIGFIGAGAICELRHLPGLKAIEDVELVSVCNRTPDSSSKIAKKWGFQDVDTDWNVLIAREDIDAVFIGTWPYTHAQMSIAALEAGKHVFCQARMAADVEQARQMLEAADDSPHLVDMICPPPHRMPYEPYIKQVLADNELGDLREVRLVCRNAADLGPLNWRQRTEYSGQQIMQIGIWAETINAWLGEYEELRAEFESPIDSKPDPENNNQEYELRIPQIVKVAGWLKCGVFILEDHSGVAIGENANHLTITGSHGAMRINYDGEIERAKNGESFHPVGPPVTLQRDWQVEQDFIDAIHLAQEGIPSCDWGVSPDFAEGFKYMKKMDALWRAAKTSDVVIV; encoded by the coding sequence ATGCAGCAAGACAAAATCAGAATCGGTTTCATTGGTGCCGGTGCAATTTGTGAACTCAGGCATCTGCCCGGCCTTAAAGCAATTGAAGACGTAGAACTGGTTTCTGTTTGTAATAGGACCCCCGATAGTAGTAGTAAAATCGCTAAGAAATGGGGTTTCCAAGATGTCGATACTGATTGGAATGTGCTCATTGCCCGAGAGGATATTGATGCTGTTTTTATTGGCACTTGGCCATACACGCATGCCCAAATGTCAATCGCTGCTCTTGAAGCCGGAAAGCACGTGTTCTGCCAGGCCAGAATGGCCGCTGATGTAGAACAGGCTCGGCAAATGCTCGAGGCCGCTGATGACAGCCCGCATCTCGTAGACATGATCTGTCCACCGCCTCACCGCATGCCTTATGAGCCTTATATTAAGCAGGTGCTTGCTGATAACGAACTTGGTGATCTTCGCGAGGTACGTCTTGTATGCCGTAACGCCGCAGATCTTGGCCCGTTAAATTGGCGGCAACGCACCGAATATTCTGGCCAGCAGATTATGCAAATTGGTATTTGGGCCGAAACCATCAATGCTTGGCTTGGTGAATATGAAGAATTGCGTGCCGAGTTTGAATCACCAATCGACAGCAAGCCTGACCCTGAAAACAACAATCAGGAATATGAGTTGCGCATCCCGCAAATTGTAAAAGTCGCCGGTTGGCTGAAATGTGGGGTCTTTATTCTCGAAGACCACTCCGGCGTGGCTATTGGTGAAAACGCAAACCACCTCACGATTACCGGTAGTCACGGCGCCATGCGCATCAACTACGATGGCGAGATTGAACGTGCAAAAAATGGTGAATCATTTCATCCTGTAGGCCCGCCTGTCACACTGCAGCGTGATTGGCAAGTTGAGCAGGATTTTATAGATGCGATCCATTTGGCTCAAGAAGGCATCCCTTCTTGTGATTGGGGTGTATCACCAGATTTTGCAGAAGGCTTTAAATATATGAAAAAAATGGATGCTCTTTGGCGGGCTGCAAAAACAAGTGATGTCGTCATAGTCTAA